From the genome of Bifidobacterium asteroides, one region includes:
- a CDS encoding carbohydrate ABC transporter permease, with translation MSNASFEPAATNSGMRVAGHKGALGKRVLHTVLLVFLVVACLGVPFYLLVVTAGKDQAEALRLSLALPTKWHLFENFGIVLSQGKMIPAFFGSLVVTLPSVVVALIFGSMASWILARRATKAMALVYALCISGLILPPAVVTVMLLLKMIGLAGTAIGMICVYVGIYLSTVIFFVTGFIRTIPISLEEAARIDGAKPMRVFFTIVLPLLGPTMASATILLILYIWNDVFYALFILSGKMDTLPLNLYNVANAGLYLNNWHYIFAYIILMSLPLLIIFAVAQKKIISGITGGAVK, from the coding sequence ATGAGCAATGCGAGTTTTGAACCTGCCGCCACTAATTCTGGCATGCGTGTTGCGGGACACAAGGGAGCTCTGGGCAAAAGGGTGCTTCACACCGTCCTCCTGGTCTTTCTGGTTGTAGCCTGCCTAGGGGTGCCTTTCTATCTGCTGGTTGTTACAGCGGGCAAGGATCAGGCTGAGGCCCTAAGACTGTCCTTGGCGTTGCCAACTAAGTGGCATCTCTTTGAAAACTTCGGCATCGTCCTCTCCCAAGGCAAGATGATTCCGGCATTCTTCGGTTCTCTTGTGGTAACGCTTCCTTCTGTCGTGGTGGCCTTGATCTTTGGTTCCATGGCTTCATGGATTTTGGCTCGACGAGCTACCAAGGCCATGGCTCTGGTATATGCCCTATGCATATCTGGACTGATTCTGCCGCCGGCCGTGGTTACGGTCATGCTGCTTTTGAAGATGATCGGTCTGGCGGGAACCGCCATCGGCATGATCTGCGTCTATGTGGGGATCTACCTTTCGACAGTCATCTTCTTCGTCACCGGGTTCATTCGCACCATCCCGATCTCCTTAGAGGAAGCTGCTCGAATCGACGGAGCCAAGCCTATGAGGGTCTTCTTTACCATTGTTTTGCCCCTCCTTGGGCCCACAATGGCTTCCGCGACCATCCTGCTCATTCTGTATATTTGGAATGATGTCTTCTATGCGCTCTTTATCCTCTCGGGCAAGATGGACACCCTGCCGCTGAACCTCTACAACGTGGCCAATGCCGGACTCTATCTGAATAATTGGCATTACATCTTTGCCTATATCATTCTGATGAGCCTGCCGCTGTTGATCATCTTCGCTGTGGCGCAGAAGAAGATCATCTCAGGGATAACCGGAGGGGCGGTGAAGTGA
- a CDS encoding LacI family DNA-binding transcriptional regulator, protein MVAGKRRAPSIKDVARKAGVSVSTVSRYLNGGRNLSDGKRKVIAEAVKDLNYRPNTIARALVSNEFQSIAVIATDISLYGSMQLVQGIELAARRRHYLVTVTLVGNGHEMVKETVDQLIQNRPVGCIILDVERSSLLHSFAGYIAQSLPTVIVDEADLASGSLLIGAYEGGYQITKYLLRLGHKTVFHVSIPENGNKYTRSLGWRRALEEVGAPIEEPLSCTWDFRKAEQIGRYLCSFPEVTAIFAGNDEVAAGVIRGILLEGKKVPEDVSVAGFDGNPIGEVTVPSITTWRQNFQGIGAKAVERLAHWPDSDDRPEANGSKSGKVDDGTHKASEEEEPDLDQLQQSRAMGDEQVSSRLIIRESTAPPQSGRGR, encoded by the coding sequence ATGGTTGCGGGGAAAAGACGGGCTCCATCCATCAAGGATGTGGCAAGAAAGGCCGGTGTTTCCGTTTCCACGGTTTCCCGTTATCTCAATGGTGGCCGCAACCTGAGCGACGGCAAGCGTAAGGTCATAGCTGAAGCTGTCAAGGACTTGAATTACCGACCCAATACCATTGCCAGAGCCTTAGTGTCTAATGAATTTCAGTCCATCGCGGTTATCGCCACGGATATATCCCTATACGGATCCATGCAGTTGGTGCAAGGGATTGAACTGGCTGCACGCCGACGGCATTATCTGGTCACAGTGACCCTGGTCGGCAATGGTCATGAGATGGTCAAGGAGACTGTAGACCAGCTCATCCAGAACAGGCCGGTCGGATGCATCATCCTGGACGTGGAGCGTTCCAGCCTCCTGCACTCTTTCGCTGGATACATTGCACAATCGCTTCCCACTGTAATCGTGGATGAAGCTGATCTGGCTTCGGGGAGCCTGCTGATAGGTGCCTATGAAGGCGGATACCAGATCACCAAGTACCTGCTGAGACTGGGGCATAAAACCGTTTTCCATGTATCCATTCCCGAAAACGGCAATAAATATACGCGATCCCTGGGTTGGCGGCGTGCTTTGGAGGAAGTGGGGGCTCCTATCGAGGAACCCTTGTCCTGCACCTGGGATTTCCGAAAGGCGGAGCAGATTGGACGCTACCTGTGCTCTTTCCCGGAGGTCACAGCCATTTTCGCTGGCAACGATGAGGTGGCCGCAGGTGTCATACGAGGCATTCTTCTCGAGGGCAAGAAGGTTCCGGAAGATGTCAGCGTTGCCGGCTTCGATGGCAACCCTATCGGTGAAGTGACCGTCCCAAGCATTACGACCTGGCGGCAGAACTTTCAAGGAATAGGGGCCAAGGCTGTTGAACGCTTGGCTCATTGGCCTGACAGTGATGACCGGCCGGAGGCCAATGGAAGCAAGAGTGGCAAGGTGGACGACGGGACTCATAAGGCAAGTGAGGAAGAGGAGCCGGATCTTGATCAGTTGCAACAAAGCCGCGCGATGGGGGACGAGCAGGTCTCGTCGCGACTGATCATTCGGGAGTCCACGGCTCCGCCACAGTCTGGACGTGGCCGATGA
- a CDS encoding formate/nitrite transporter family protein, whose protein sequence is MNPVNEQPNQMTDQQNRQPLFPGRAFISTVLDVVESKKTMSGALTGKYMQRATMAGLFVGIFFTAFFVIMGQAGQNPADHGLILAGRVLAATTFGWALVLIYYTNSELLTSNMMVVTIGAYHKRLGWLASLRILVLCLLGNLAGALVVAVILRFSSIVSGPTLDQMLTAAATKTGYISGGPMGFADLFVRGILCNFCINIAMLMVYNGKLSNDFTKCIIMVVAVFVFAFCGFEHSIADSALFLILGVFGQVNAWKAILVVLVAMLGNYVGGGILIGLNFATMNDERRFKA, encoded by the coding sequence ATGAACCCCGTGAATGAGCAGCCCAATCAGATGACAGACCAGCAGAACAGGCAGCCCCTCTTCCCCGGGCGGGCCTTCATCAGCACCGTCCTGGACGTGGTTGAGAGCAAGAAGACCATGAGCGGCGCCCTGACCGGCAAGTACATGCAGCGAGCCACCATGGCCGGCCTCTTCGTGGGTATCTTCTTCACGGCCTTCTTCGTTATCATGGGTCAGGCCGGGCAAAACCCCGCCGACCACGGCTTGATCCTGGCAGGCCGTGTTCTGGCGGCGACCACCTTCGGCTGGGCCCTGGTCCTGATCTACTACACCAACTCCGAACTGCTGACCTCCAACATGATGGTGGTCACCATAGGCGCCTATCACAAGCGCCTGGGCTGGCTGGCCTCCCTGCGGATCCTGGTCCTCTGCCTTCTGGGCAACCTGGCAGGAGCCCTGGTCGTGGCCGTGATCCTCCGTTTTTCATCTATCGTTAGCGGGCCGACCCTGGACCAGATGCTGACAGCCGCGGCGACCAAGACCGGCTACATCTCCGGCGGCCCTATGGGGTTCGCCGACCTGTTCGTACGTGGCATCCTGTGCAACTTCTGCATCAACATCGCCATGCTCATGGTCTACAACGGCAAGCTTTCCAACGACTTCACCAAGTGCATCATCATGGTCGTGGCCGTCTTCGTCTTCGCCTTCTGCGGGTTCGAGCACTCGATAGCGGATTCGGCCCTCTTCCTTATCCTGGGTGTCTTCGGGCAGGTCAATGCCTGGAAGGCAATCCTGGTGGTCCTGGTGGCCATGCTGGGCAACTACGTAGGCGGCGGCATCCTGATCGGCCTGAACTTCGCCACCATGAACGATGAGCGCCGGTTCAAGGCCTGA
- a CDS encoding ABC transporter ATP-binding protein/permease translates to MLQIEHISKQYKTGDFVQQALNDVSVNLRDNEFVAILGPSGSGKTTLLNIIGGLDRYDQGDLIINGTSTKKYKDRDWDSYRNHTVGFVFQSYNLIPHQSILSNVELALTISGVHRQERRERARQALEQVGLGQHVNKRPNQLSGGQMQRVAIARALVNNPRILLADEPTGALDSETSIQIMDLLKEVAQDRLVVMVTHNPELAHQYATRIVELHDGSVISDSDPLPDDQVPIRRARHRTFGKASMGLLTSLSLSFNNLRTKKARTALTAFAGSIGIIGIALILSVSTGVNRYIDRVQRETMTSYPITIQEQSFDLNKIADSAQESQKEAEAHKDLKAIQPDDSSIKGASSLTSSITQNNLTNFKKYLDNPRSEIHQYVGSVGIQYSYATKFSVFEHDPDGKLVSADKVTMNGQDAASSTASQMATANTDSDMGDIQSKQMSYLTGKTEKNKAPEIFGEIMPGADAKTAISKVVTDNYQVVNGTWPKAKDQVVLVLDKNNQMPVTSLYKLGILPSSQYTDMMNKLNSGQEVKVDTKPIEYAKAMDQKLSLVPAADQYAKGTDGHYHYIGDSTDQMTKAADQGLQLRIVGIVRPNQGAKATPLKVGVGYTRQLTDYLIDQAKTSPIVTDQEADQGHSVLNGMAFAPADDAAKANDAKAYIASLGVTQKAGMAQEIMKSPAAMAGQEAQGRAGAAARAQSSAGIPTGASAEQQTAQAFDQYIATAPQDALVAIYNQYVSTGTYADNLSDFGLISRDAPSRISIYTDSFENKNSVGDSIKHYNDKAAKKNRIVYTDYVGLMMNSVTTIINVITYVLIAFVGVSLVVSSIMIGIITYISVLERTKEIGILRAMGASKRNVSNVFNAETGLIGLLAGLLGVGITLLLIIPANSIMHHFMGTTEVNAALPASGGIALVILSVVLTLIGGLIPSRKAAKQDPATALRTE, encoded by the coding sequence GTGCTGCAGATTGAACACATCTCCAAACAATACAAAACAGGGGACTTCGTCCAGCAGGCCTTGAATGATGTCAGCGTCAACCTGCGCGACAACGAGTTCGTGGCCATCCTGGGCCCCTCCGGTTCCGGCAAGACCACTCTGCTCAACATCATCGGCGGGCTGGACCGCTACGACCAGGGCGACCTGATCATCAACGGCACCTCCACTAAAAAGTACAAGGACCGGGACTGGGACTCCTACCGCAACCACACTGTGGGATTCGTCTTCCAGAGCTACAACCTGATCCCTCACCAGAGCATACTGTCCAACGTGGAGCTGGCCCTGACCATCTCCGGCGTGCACCGGCAGGAGCGGCGGGAGCGGGCCAGGCAGGCCCTGGAGCAGGTGGGGCTGGGCCAGCACGTGAACAAGCGACCCAACCAGCTCTCGGGCGGGCAGATGCAGCGGGTGGCCATCGCCAGGGCCCTGGTCAACAACCCCCGCATCCTCCTGGCCGACGAACCCACCGGAGCTCTGGACTCCGAGACTTCCATCCAGATTATGGACCTGCTCAAGGAGGTGGCCCAGGACCGGCTTGTGGTCATGGTCACCCACAACCCCGAGTTGGCCCACCAGTACGCCACCAGGATCGTGGAGCTGCACGACGGCTCTGTGATCAGCGACTCCGACCCCCTGCCCGACGACCAGGTGCCCATCCGCCGGGCCCGCCACCGCACCTTCGGCAAGGCCTCCATGGGACTGCTGACCTCCCTATCGTTGAGCTTCAACAATCTTCGAACCAAAAAGGCCCGGACTGCACTCACAGCCTTCGCTGGATCCATCGGCATCATCGGCATCGCCCTGATCTTGTCGGTGTCCACCGGAGTCAACCGCTACATCGACAGGGTGCAGCGGGAGACCATGACCTCCTACCCCATTACTATTCAGGAGCAGTCCTTCGACCTGAACAAGATAGCGGACTCTGCCCAGGAATCCCAGAAGGAGGCCGAAGCCCACAAGGATCTCAAGGCCATCCAGCCGGACGACTCCAGCATCAAGGGGGCCTCCAGCCTGACCAGCAGCATCACCCAAAACAATCTGACCAACTTCAAAAAATACTTGGATAATCCCAGGAGCGAAATCCACCAGTACGTGGGGTCCGTGGGCATCCAGTACTCCTATGCCACCAAGTTCTCGGTCTTCGAGCACGACCCGGACGGCAAGCTGGTCTCTGCGGACAAGGTGACCATGAATGGGCAGGATGCCGCCAGCTCTACCGCCAGCCAGATGGCCACGGCCAACACCGACAGCGACATGGGCGACATCCAGTCCAAGCAGATGTCCTACCTGACCGGCAAGACCGAGAAGAACAAGGCCCCGGAGATCTTCGGTGAGATCATGCCAGGGGCCGATGCCAAGACCGCCATCAGCAAGGTGGTGACCGACAACTACCAGGTGGTGAACGGCACCTGGCCTAAGGCCAAGGACCAGGTGGTCCTGGTGCTGGACAAGAACAACCAAATGCCCGTCACCAGCCTCTACAAGCTGGGCATCCTCCCCTCCAGCCAGTACACCGACATGATGAACAAGCTCAACAGCGGCCAGGAGGTCAAGGTCGACACCAAGCCCATCGAATACGCCAAGGCCATGGACCAGAAGCTCTCCCTGGTGCCCGCCGCGGACCAGTATGCCAAGGGGACCGACGGCCACTACCACTACATCGGCGACAGCACAGACCAGATGACCAAGGCCGCCGACCAGGGCCTGCAGCTGCGGATCGTCGGCATCGTCCGCCCCAACCAAGGGGCCAAGGCCACGCCCCTCAAAGTGGGCGTCGGGTATACCCGCCAGCTGACTGACTACCTGATCGACCAGGCCAAGACCAGCCCCATCGTCACCGACCAGGAGGCCGATCAGGGCCACAGCGTCCTCAACGGAATGGCCTTCGCCCCTGCCGACGATGCCGCCAAGGCCAACGATGCCAAGGCCTATATCGCATCTCTGGGCGTTACCCAGAAAGCCGGCATGGCCCAGGAGATCATGAAAAGCCCAGCGGCCATGGCCGGCCAGGAGGCCCAGGGCCGGGCCGGAGCCGCTGCAAGAGCCCAAAGTTCTGCGGGCATCCCCACGGGGGCCTCTGCCGAACAGCAGACAGCCCAGGCCTTCGACCAGTACATCGCCACCGCCCCGCAGGATGCCCTGGTCGCCATATACAACCAGTACGTCTCCACTGGCACCTACGCCGACAACCTGAGCGACTTCGGCCTGATCTCCCGGGATGCCCCCTCCCGCATCAGCATCTACACAGACAGCTTCGAGAACAAGAATTCCGTGGGTGACTCCATCAAGCATTACAACGACAAGGCCGCGAAGAAGAACAGGATCGTCTATACCGACTACGTGGGCCTGATGATGAATTCGGTCACCACCATCATCAACGTCATCACTTACGTGCTGATAGCCTTCGTCGGGGTCTCGCTGGTGGTCTCCTCCATCATGATCGGCATCATCACCTACATATCGGTTCTGGAACGGACCAAGGAGATCGGCATCCTGCGCGCCATGGGCGCCTCCAAACGGAACGTCTCCAACGTCTTCAATGCCGAGACCGGCCTCATCGGACTTCTGGCGGGCCTGCTGGGAGTGGGCATCACCCTGCTGCTGATCATTCCGGCCAACAGCATCATGCACCACTTCATGGGGACCACCGAGGTCAACGCCGCCCTGCCTGCCTCAGGCGGTATAGCCTTGGTCATTCTGAGTGTGGTTCTGACCCTGATCGGCGGCCTGATCCCCTCACGAAAGGCAGCCAAGCAGGATCCTGCCACCGCCCTGCGCACCGAGTGA
- a CDS encoding FtsX-like permease family protein encodes MQPVRKVLWHDIRVSLRKSLGRFISVVCLVALGSFALVGLSVTGPDMRQAGNVYLSSHHLADLMVISSYGLDQEDRDAIDTAPGSSGIEYGYLKDVVLKGTDKSLRIYSAPDRISTYELVDGSMPSRPDQVAVDTALAGSHPIGSSIKVDEKADQLGRKVLRHHKLRVVGTVKSTEILSKVNMGPSTAGSGSLDSYAVTTPGAFSSNEYMIARLTFKDLDRIRDHYSDQYIQALQTHKDDLNRILSGRPTARLNAIKAPLKKQLDQGQDQVDQSKEELEGNRQQLEQARKDLDQGAQSIQSAKNQLAAKTVQAQAAIDQGQQEVDLSSAVLARKQKQYQSSASQVAQGRQQADQGQQAIDQGQAKLDSSRQQLEGGKAQADQAVAQAQEAQKQCRQGIIQVTGLIQAIDAQLATPGLTPQQQEELNRRKAGLQAQLAELNRQSPQIDALVAKAKAGHDAFMANQYTPGMAQVAAGQQTLDAKRQELTQARAKVEEGERQLAQGKAQLDQGSAQLAQGRAKLAQARQQLASSHASAQGQIDQAQATLDQKNAEYQTKLDKFNRESPDAQKKIDDAQKKLNKAADQLSRLEKPVYALDSRREAPGSEGYKVYASVSFIVDSLAKVFPYFMYLVAALVTFTTMTRFVDEERINAGTLKALGYRDQDVMAKFLVYGGAASALGALLGIVAGHTLLPWIVYQAYAHAFDMPTIHYGFHLPITLLACLLAFLSAVVPAFLSAWRELREKPSALLLPKPPSAGSKIFLEHIPLIWNRLSFTHKVTARNIFRYKQRMLMTIFGVCGSVALLMAGFGVQGSISAINEHQFGQVIRYDLIAAENSQATTDQRQSIKKRLEKPDVSRSLNVRYEEMSKTAGHNADKQSITMIAPASSERLDDFIRLDTRSRHKPLSLKGDGVILSERIAQLTGTKTGDKITLQDSGGKDRTMRVDGICEMYLGHFVFMSPSAYRTVFHQDFSPNAHLVTFKDSSADNTRRQAASFMRIDGIQGVVQNTTLMSQIDTVVRSLNIIMQVLIIVATLLALVILYNLTNLNVEERIRELSTIKVLGFYDREVTMYIYRETILLSAIGVLAGYGFGAWLHHYIITTVPPDDVLFDPSISWVAFVVPLIMITVITAGLGWMVNNKLKHVDMLEALKSVD; translated from the coding sequence ATGCAGCCCGTCAGAAAGGTGCTCTGGCACGACATCCGGGTCTCCCTGCGCAAGTCCTTGGGACGGTTCATCTCCGTCGTCTGCCTGGTGGCGCTGGGCTCCTTCGCCCTGGTCGGGCTGAGTGTGACCGGACCAGACATGCGGCAGGCCGGCAACGTCTACCTGTCCAGCCACCATCTGGCTGATCTGATGGTCATCAGCAGCTATGGCCTGGACCAGGAGGACCGGGATGCCATCGACACCGCCCCCGGCAGCTCGGGAATCGAATACGGGTATCTGAAAGATGTGGTGCTCAAGGGGACCGATAAGAGCCTGCGCATCTACTCCGCCCCCGACCGGATCTCCACCTATGAGCTGGTCGACGGATCCATGCCCAGCAGACCGGATCAGGTGGCGGTCGACACGGCCCTAGCCGGAAGCCACCCCATCGGCAGCAGCATCAAGGTGGACGAGAAGGCCGACCAGCTGGGCAGGAAGGTCTTGAGGCACCACAAGCTGCGCGTGGTGGGCACGGTCAAGTCAACCGAGATCCTGAGCAAGGTCAACATGGGTCCCTCCACAGCCGGATCCGGGTCACTGGACTCCTACGCAGTGACCACGCCCGGGGCCTTCAGCTCGAACGAGTACATGATCGCCCGCCTGACCTTCAAGGACCTGGACCGGATCCGGGACCACTATTCCGACCAGTACATCCAAGCCCTGCAGACCCACAAGGACGATCTGAACAGGATTCTGTCAGGCCGCCCCACCGCCAGGCTGAACGCCATCAAGGCCCCACTGAAGAAGCAACTGGACCAGGGGCAAGACCAGGTGGACCAGTCCAAAGAGGAACTCGAAGGGAACCGGCAGCAGCTGGAACAGGCCAGGAAGGATCTGGACCAGGGTGCCCAGAGCATCCAGTCCGCCAAGAACCAACTGGCCGCCAAGACGGTGCAGGCCCAGGCAGCCATCGACCAGGGGCAGCAGGAGGTGGATCTGAGCTCGGCCGTACTGGCTCGAAAGCAGAAACAGTACCAGTCCTCCGCCAGCCAGGTGGCCCAGGGCAGGCAACAGGCCGACCAGGGGCAGCAGGCCATCGATCAGGGACAGGCCAAGCTTGATAGTTCCCGCCAGCAGCTGGAGGGCGGCAAGGCCCAGGCTGACCAGGCTGTAGCCCAGGCCCAGGAAGCACAGAAGCAATGCAGGCAGGGCATTATACAGGTCACCGGCCTCATTCAGGCCATTGACGCCCAACTGGCCACACCCGGGCTGACCCCCCAGCAGCAAGAGGAACTCAACCGCAGAAAGGCCGGGCTTCAGGCCCAGCTGGCCGAGCTCAACCGGCAGTCGCCGCAGATCGACGCCCTGGTGGCCAAGGCCAAAGCGGGCCACGATGCCTTCATGGCCAATCAGTACACACCCGGCATGGCACAGGTTGCAGCCGGCCAGCAGACCCTGGATGCGAAGCGGCAAGAACTGACCCAAGCGAGGGCCAAGGTGGAGGAGGGCGAGCGCCAGCTGGCCCAGGGCAAGGCCCAACTTGATCAGGGTTCGGCACAACTGGCCCAGGGCAGGGCCAAACTAGCCCAGGCCCGGCAGCAGTTGGCCAGCAGCCATGCTTCAGCCCAAGGGCAGATCGACCAGGCCCAGGCCACCCTGGATCAGAAAAATGCGGAATACCAGACCAAACTGGACAAGTTCAACAGGGAGAGCCCTGACGCCCAGAAGAAGATCGACGACGCCCAGAAGAAGCTGAACAAGGCGGCCGACCAGCTGAGCCGGCTGGAGAAGCCGGTCTACGCCCTGGACTCGCGCCGTGAAGCGCCCGGCTCAGAGGGCTACAAGGTTTACGCCTCCGTCTCCTTCATCGTGGACTCGCTGGCCAAGGTCTTCCCCTACTTCATGTATCTGGTGGCCGCCCTGGTCACCTTCACCACCATGACGCGCTTCGTGGACGAGGAGCGGATCAATGCCGGAACACTGAAGGCCCTGGGCTACAGGGACCAGGATGTCATGGCCAAGTTCCTGGTCTACGGCGGAGCAGCCTCGGCCCTGGGCGCGCTTCTGGGCATCGTCGCCGGCCACACCCTCTTGCCCTGGATTGTCTACCAGGCTTACGCCCATGCCTTCGACATGCCGACTATCCACTATGGCTTCCACCTGCCCATCACCCTCCTGGCCTGCCTGCTGGCCTTCCTGAGCGCCGTGGTCCCGGCCTTCCTGAGCGCCTGGCGGGAGCTGCGCGAGAAGCCGTCGGCCCTCCTCCTGCCCAAGCCGCCCAGCGCCGGTTCGAAGATCTTCCTGGAACATATCCCGCTAATTTGGAACAGGCTCAGCTTCACTCACAAAGTCACTGCCAGGAACATCTTCCGTTACAAGCAGCGGATGCTGATGACCATCTTCGGGGTCTGCGGGTCAGTGGCCCTGCTGATGGCCGGGTTCGGCGTGCAGGGATCCATCTCGGCCATCAACGAGCACCAATTCGGCCAAGTCATTCGCTATGACCTGATCGCTGCCGAGAACAGCCAGGCCACCACCGACCAGCGCCAATCCATCAAAAAACGGCTGGAAAAGCCCGATGTGAGCCGTTCCCTGAATGTGCGCTACGAGGAGATGAGCAAGACAGCCGGCCACAATGCCGACAAGCAGTCCATCACTATGATCGCGCCGGCCAGCTCCGAGCGCCTGGACGACTTCATCCGCTTGGACACCCGGTCCAGGCACAAGCCCCTGAGCCTCAAGGGCGACGGCGTGATCCTCTCCGAACGGATCGCCCAGCTGACAGGGACAAAGACCGGCGACAAGATCACCCTGCAGGATTCAGGCGGCAAGGACAGAACCATGCGGGTGGACGGCATCTGCGAGATGTACTTAGGGCATTTCGTCTTCATGAGCCCATCGGCCTACAGGACCGTCTTCCACCAGGACTTCTCGCCCAACGCCCATCTGGTCACCTTCAAGGACTCCAGCGCAGATAACACCAGAAGGCAGGCCGCCTCCTTCATGCGGATAGACGGCATCCAAGGGGTGGTGCAGAACACGACTCTGATGAGCCAGATCGACACCGTAGTCAGGTCCCTGAACATAATCATGCAGGTGCTGATCATCGTAGCCACCCTGCTGGCCCTGGTCATCCTCTACAACCTGACCAACCTGAACGTGGAGGAACGGATCCGCGAGCTGAGCACCATCAAAGTGCTGGGCTTCTACGACCGAGAGGTGACCATGTACATCTACCGGGAGACCATCCTCCTGTCGGCCATCGGCGTCCTTGCCGGGTACGGGTTCGGGGCCTGGCTGCACCACTACATCATCACCACCGTGCCGCCGGACGACGTCCTCTTTGACCCCTCCATCAGCTGGGTGGCCTTCGTTGTGCCCCTGATCATGATCACGGTCATCACGGCCGGCCTGGGCTGGATGGTCAACAACAAGCTCAAGCATGTGGACATGCTGGAGGCTCTCAAATCGGTGGACTAG
- a CDS encoding ABC transporter ATP-binding protein, giving the protein MGYIDVIGETKRYATGETTIVANNDVTFSIERGELVVILGASGAGKSTVLNILGGMDTCDEGQVIVDGKDIAGYDARQLTTYRRYDVGFVFQFYNLVANLTARENVELASEIVDNAADPVQTLIDVGLGDRIDNFPAQLSGGEQQRVAIARAVAKNPKILLCDEPTGALDYRTGKQVLRILQDQCRQKGATVVIVTHNAAIAPIADRVIRMHDARVQAVQTNDSPEDIENVEW; this is encoded by the coding sequence ATGGGCTATATCGACGTCATTGGAGAAACGAAGCGGTATGCGACCGGCGAGACGACCATTGTGGCCAACAACGACGTCACCTTCTCCATCGAGAGAGGCGAGCTGGTGGTCATCCTCGGAGCCTCGGGGGCGGGCAAGTCGACTGTGCTCAACATCTTGGGCGGCATGGACACCTGCGACGAGGGCCAGGTGATCGTGGACGGGAAGGACATCGCCGGCTATGACGCCCGGCAGCTGACCACCTACCGCCGCTATGACGTGGGCTTCGTCTTCCAGTTCTACAACCTGGTAGCCAACCTGACCGCCAGGGAGAACGTGGAGCTGGCTTCGGAGATCGTAGACAACGCTGCCGACCCGGTCCAGACCCTGATCGACGTGGGCCTGGGCGACCGGATCGACAACTTCCCCGCCCAGCTTTCCGGCGGCGAGCAACAGCGGGTGGCCATTGCACGGGCCGTAGCCAAGAACCCCAAGATCCTGCTCTGTGACGAACCCACCGGAGCCCTGGACTATCGGACCGGCAAGCAGGTGCTGCGCATCCTCCAGGACCAGTGCCGCCAGAAGGGCGCCACCGTGGTCATCGTCACCCACAACGCGGCCATCGCCCCCATCGCCGATAGGGTCATCCGCATGCACGACGCACGGGTCCAGGCCGTGCAGACCAACGACAGCCCCGAAGACATCGAAAACGTGGAGTGGTGA